The DNA segment CAACTGCGATCGGGATGTGCAATGGGCAACCGAGGGTTGCCTGGGCATGAGCACGCGCCGGGTCTGGCATGAGGAGACCGACCTGAGCGGTTTTGACGCCATCGTTCTGCCTGGCGGGTTCAGCTATGGCGACTACCTGCGTTGCGGCGCCATTGCCCGCTTCGCACCAGCCCTGCAGTCATTGATCGATTTTGCGGCCAAGGGTGGTCGCGTGCTCGGCATCTGCAACGGATTCCAGGTGCTCACAGAGCTGGGCCTTCTCCCCGGTGCTCTCACCCGCAACCGAGATCTGCACTTCATCTGTGAGGACGCCCCGCTCAAGGTGGTGAGCCAACGCACGGCCTGGATGCAGGGGTACAACGACGGAGCTCTGACCCTGCCGATTGCCCACGGTGAAGGCCGCTACCAGTGCAGCGATGACACGCTCAAGCAGCTTCAGGACGACGACGCCATCGCCCTGAGCTACGGCAACAACCCCAATGGGTCGGTGTCCGACATCGCGGGCATCACCAATGCCAGCGGCAGCGTTCTGGGCCTGATGCCCCACCCCGAGCGGGCCTGCGATCCGGCCACGGGAGGCACCGACGGCCGCCGCATGCTGGAAGCCCTGCTGGGCTGATGCCAACCCGCCGGACGCTGCTGATTTCAGGGGCGTCCACGGTCATCACGGCCCTGCTTTCCCCCGGGGCCATTGCTGCCCAGCGCAAGCTGAAACCCCTGAAGCCTGGATCACGCATCCGCGCCGTGAACCCTGGCACCTGGATGGATCCGGACACCGATCTTCAGGCCTTGCGCGAACGCTGTGATCAACAGCAATGGCATCTTGAGATTCCTGCCACCGTCACCCGTCAATGGCGCTATTTCTCGGGAACGGACCAGGAACGGGTTGAGGATCTGAGATCAGCCTGGAACGATCCAACGGTGGATGCCGTGGTAACCGTTGGCGGTGGCTGGGGCGCCGCCCGCGTGCTCGAAGCCGGTTTTCGCTTTCCGCGACGTCCCAAATGGAGCCTGGGCTTCTCCGACATCAGCTCCCTGCTGCTGGCCCAGTGGGCCGCTGGCCTGCCGGGAGCCATCCATGGATCCAGCGGTGGTAGTGAGGCGCAGTGGCAACGCACGGTGGATTTGCTCCGTGGCCGTCCCGTGGCACCCCTGCTGGGCGACCCACGACGACGGGGAATCGCCCGCGGGCCCTTGGTGGTTACCAACCTGACCGTGGCGACGCACCTGATCGGCACCCCCTGGCTGCCCTCCCTGAAGGGGGCCATCCTGGTGCTGGAAGATGTGGGCGAAGCGCCCTACCGGGTTGATCGGATGCTGACCCAGTGGCGCAGCGCAGGCCTGTTGCAGCACTTGGCAGGGGTCGCCTGCGGTCGCTTCAGCTGGGCTGAAGACGACATCCTTCCCGGGGATTTCTCGATGGACGAGATCCTGGAAGAACGCCTTGGCGATCTTGGGATTCCACTGGTGCTGAATCTGCCGCTGGGCCATGGTCGGCCCAACCAGGCTTTGCCTTTGGGAGTGCAGGCGCAACTGGATGGCAACAACGGCCTGCTCAGCCTGTTGGCCTGATCGCAGGATGAAACCGTGGTGCTTGGAGGCCTTTGCCGCTAGCGATGGAGCAGTGCAGCCTCACCCCGTTGGCCGACCTCACCATTGCAAACACGGTGTCCGATCTGATCCAGGGGGATATACGGGAGCACCTGCCGCTGGAACGGATTCCCCTAAATGGCGACGTGCTGGGGCTTGGCACCACTTCAAGTTTGGAGAACGGGGAACTCAGTTTTCTTCGCAACGCTTCCGGTAACTCGGACATCTGGCGCTGCATCGCCCACAACGGCAGCATCATTCGGCTGCAGCCTGGCGACGGTAGCGGTCATTTTCCTTACGTCTGCTTCACCGGGGATGTCACGGCCCTGCGTCATACCGTGGACCTCGGCCCACTCAAGCAGCAGGCGCATCGTCCAACTCAGGAGCTGATCAGTGCCGCAATCGAGCAGGAATGCAAGCGCGGGGCCCTGGCAGAAGCACCCATCTACGGCATCCGCCTGCTGGCGCACTGGGATGAGCTGGTGATCACCGTGGCCTCCAAGCTCTGCATGGGGCAACAGCAACGCAACCATTCGTTCTCCCGTGATTCAGACGCGGGAAGCCAAGCCGAGACGAGCATCTACGACAGACTCCAGCACTACCGCCTGGCGCCACTACCACCAGAGAAGCCCGGCGATCCGATCCGCTATCTCGGCAAATCGATGCAATGGGATTGCTGCGGGTTCTTCGACTGTGAGCCTGAACGGGGGCGCGTGACGGTGCCCAAGGCAGGCGATCATCTGCATCTGCACGGCTGCAGCACCGACCTGGCCTACGGGGGGCATGTTCTCCACGATCACCCCAACACCCGCCTCGGAAGCATCCAACAGCTGGTGCTTTACCCACTGCAGACGATTGAGTCGCTCTGCAGTGATCTCGCCATCCAAACGCTCACGTACAGAGATGAGCAGATCCACTTCAGTTTCAGCAATGCCGGTGCACTTGATGTGAGTGATGTGGGGGTAGCTGTGGTCGTCGACGATCGCTTCAGCGATCACCGCTACCTGCAGATCCCCTGGATGAATGCGGGAGCAAGCGAGAGCTACAGCCTGTCCTGGCCGCTCCCCCCGGGGGAGCACTCAATCGCCGTGATCGCCGATCCCCAGGAGCTGGTGATCGAGCCGCGGAACCGCCGCCAGAACAATCGGATGGATCTGAAGGTGAACATCCCCTGAATCCACCAGGCTCAGCTCCTGGACTCAGAGCAAAAAAAAGGGGCCTTTCGGCCCCTGGTGATGAATCGTTTGATCGTGAAGATCAGGCAGCGACGGCAGCCTTGGGATCAAGAGCACCCTTGGCGTAAAGGCCGGCGTAGTAGGTGATGCTCTGCTGCTGGATCTTGCTGGCGTTGCCGGCAGCCCAGAACTGCTGGTAACGGTCAAGGCAGACCTGCTTCATGTACTTGCGAGCCGGCTTGTTGAAGTGGCGGGGGTCGAAGTTGGAAGGATCGGCCATGGCCGCTTCACGCACAGCTGCGGTGAAGGCCAGGCGGTTATCGGTGTCGATGTTCACCTTGCGCACACCGTTGCGGATGCCTTCCTGAATTTCCTCGACGGGAACGCCGTAGGTCTCGGGGATGGCACCACCGTGCTTGTTGATCATCTCCAGCCATTCCTGGGGAACGGAGGAGGAGCCGTGCATCACCAGGTGGGTGTTGGGGATGGCCTTGTGGATCTCAGCGATACGGCTGATGGCCAGCACTTCACCCGTGGGCTTGCGGGTGAACTTGTAAGCGCCGTGGCTGGTGCCGATGGCGATGGCCAGGGCATCGCACTTGGTCTTGGCAACGAAGTCGGCAGCCTCAGCTGGATCGGTGAGCAGCATGTCCTTGGACAGCTCACCCTCGAAACCGTGGCCATCTTCGGCTTCACCCTTGCCGGTTTCCAGGGAGCCCAGGCAACCCAGCTCACCCTCAACGCTCACACCCACGGAGTGGGCGAAGTCCACAACCTGCTTGGTGACGTTGACGTTGTAGTCGTAGCTGGCGGGAGTCTTGGCGTCGGCTTCCAGGGAGCCGTCCATCATCACGGAGGTGAAACCGTTGATGGCAGCGGAGTAGCAGGTGTCAGGGGCGTTGCCGTGGTCCTGGTGCATCACCACGGGGATGTGGGGATAGGTCTCGGTCGCGGCCAGGATCAGGTGACGCAGGAAGATCTCACCGGCGTAGCTGCGGGCGCCGCGGGAGGCCTGAAGGATCACCGGGCTGTCGGTCTCGTCAGCCGCTTCCATGATGGCCTGGACCTGCTCCAGATTGTTCACGTTGAACGCAGGAATGCCGTAGCCGTTCTCAGCGGCGTGGTCGAGCAGGAGCCGAAGCGGAACGAGCGCCATGGATAAATCCTCGGAGGGTTGGGGTCGTCAAAGACGAATCGCCGGCAATTTTACCGCGTGTTACGCAAGATCCAATGTGCCCCCTGCTGCTGCTTGATCGCAGGCCACACGACTGGCCACGCCCTCAGCCAGTCCAGGCAGCATCGGTTGCCCACTGCGAATGCTTTCGGCCCACCAGCCCAGCACCCGCACCACAGGGGCGATGCGACCATCCGTCCAGGTTTGCGGGAAGGCGAGGTCGGCATCGGCTTCCACCGCGCGGAAGGGCTCACCGAGCGGGGAGTGCTGCAACTCAAAGCCATGGACGTAGTCCTTCTGATTGGTGCTGCTGAGCAGCAGCGATCCCGAGGAGCCCACCACATCAAGGCAGAAACCGCGGCCGTTGCGTGACACGGAACTGAGGCTGACCTGTGCCGGCACCGGCAGGTCCTGCCTGCCCTGCCAATGGGCAACGGTCTGCAGCAGCGACACATCGGGGGCATCCACGGCGGCCAGACCACCATCGGGGTGAGGGCGTTGCTTGATCGAAACGCCGTTCAGGGCCTGAACAGCCCCGAGGGGGCCGATCAGCCAGGCCAGCATGTCCACGGCATGGGTTCCCAGGGCTCCGATCACGCCGCCGCCCTGATCCGCCTGGGCATACCAGTTCCAGCCGCGCTGGGGATCGGCACGGCTGCCCATCAACCAGTCGAGCTTCACCAGCCAGGGCGTGCCGACAGCGCCGGCCTGCAGCAGGCGTGCGGCCTGCATGAACAGGGGAACTGCCCTGTACTCGTAATCCACAGCCACTGACAGTCCCCGGGCCAGGGCCAGCCGCTGCAGATCGCGGGCTTGATCGGCATGCAGCGCGATGGGCTTTTCCAGCAGCAGGTGCTTGCCCGCCTCCAGGGCCCGGCGGGCCAGATCAAAGCGAGGTGCGGGGGGAGTGGCGATGATCACCGCGTCCACCGCGGGATCGGCCAGCAGGGCATCCCAATCGCCGAATCCCTTCAAGCCATGGGCGGCTGTGGCGGCATCCAGGCGCTCCTGGCGCGGGTGCCAAAGGGCCACCGCCTCAAGATCAGTCGCTGCCGCAAGGGCCGGCAGGTGAACCTTCTCCCCAAAGCCGAGACCGGCTATGGCAACACCAAGGGGCTGTGGAGACATCTCAGCTGGAGAGGGGTTCGGTGCAGACAGCCTCGATCACAGAGGTGATCAGCCCGTCATCCCCCGCCGGCTGCCATTGGGCACGAAAACGCGGCAAACCGTTCACCTGTTTGTCGCGATACAGCTGCTGGGAGCAGTCCAGCTGCATCACATAGAGCTCTCCTGAGGGCTGATCCCCGACCTCGCTGGCCGCTGGGGTGAACCGGCTCAGCACGGTTCGATATCCATCCCGATCGATGCGCACACTGCCGCGGTCCCACCACTGCTGGCCAGCCTCGGTGGCAGGCACCTCAATCCATTCCACGGGGCCCGCCAGCACGGGGGCGACCCAGCAGAGCAAGGCCAGGATCAAAACACAACCAGCTCGGATCATGCGCTGGTGAGCTCCATCGGTTTGCAGCCGTGCAGGCGCAGAAGATTGGCCAGGGTGGAGCGCAGCTGGGTGCGGGGAACGATCGTGTCCACGAAACCGTGCTCCTGCAGATATTCAGCCGTCTGAAAATTGTCGGGCAGCTTCTCGCGCAGGGTCTGCTCGATCACCCGGCGCCCCGCGAAACCAATCAACGCCTTCGGTTCCGCCAGGATCAGATCGCCCAGCATGGCGAAACTGGCGGTCACACCCCCCGTGGTGGGGTGGGTGAGCAAGGGCATGTAGAGCAGCTCGGCTTCACGGTGGCGTTCCAGCGCGCCCGAGATCTTCGCCATCTGCATCAGGCTGAGCATCCCCTCCTGCATCCGGGCACCGCCGGAGGCACAGACGATCAGCAGCGGCAGCTTGCGGGCGGTGGACTCCTCGATCAGACGGGTGATCTTCTCGCCGACCACGGAGCCCATCGATCCACCCATGAAGCGGAAGTCCATCGCTGCCAGGCCCATGGGGATGCCTTCCACCCGGCAGAGCCCGGTGACCACACCATCCCGCAGCCCCGTCGAGGCCTGACTTTCCCGCAACCGGTCGGCATAGGCACGCCGGTCTTTGAATCCGAGGGGATCCACCGGTGCCAGATCCGCGTTTAGCACCTGAAAGCTGTCGGGATCTGCAATCAGTGCGATGCGTTCAGC comes from the Synechococcus sp. A15-62 genome and includes:
- the purQ gene encoding phosphoribosylformylglycinamidine synthase subunit PurQ, which encodes MSIGVIVFPGSNCDRDVQWATEGCLGMSTRRVWHEETDLSGFDAIVLPGGFSYGDYLRCGAIARFAPALQSLIDFAAKGGRVLGICNGFQVLTELGLLPGALTRNRDLHFICEDAPLKVVSQRTAWMQGYNDGALTLPIAHGEGRYQCSDDTLKQLQDDDAIALSYGNNPNGSVSDIAGITNASGSVLGLMPHPERACDPATGGTDGRRMLEALLG
- a CDS encoding LD-carboxypeptidase, which encodes MPTRRTLLISGASTVITALLSPGAIAAQRKLKPLKPGSRIRAVNPGTWMDPDTDLQALRERCDQQQWHLEIPATVTRQWRYFSGTDQERVEDLRSAWNDPTVDAVVTVGGGWGAARVLEAGFRFPRRPKWSLGFSDISSLLLAQWAAGLPGAIHGSSGGSEAQWQRTVDLLRGRPVAPLLGDPRRRGIARGPLVVTNLTVATHLIGTPWLPSLKGAILVLEDVGEAPYRVDRMLTQWRSAGLLQHLAGVACGRFSWAEDDILPGDFSMDEILEERLGDLGIPLVLNLPLGHGRPNQALPLGVQAQLDGNNGLLSLLA
- a CDS encoding CARDB domain-containing protein — protein: MEQCSLTPLADLTIANTVSDLIQGDIREHLPLERIPLNGDVLGLGTTSSLENGELSFLRNASGNSDIWRCIAHNGSIIRLQPGDGSGHFPYVCFTGDVTALRHTVDLGPLKQQAHRPTQELISAAIEQECKRGALAEAPIYGIRLLAHWDELVITVASKLCMGQQQRNHSFSRDSDAGSQAETSIYDRLQHYRLAPLPPEKPGDPIRYLGKSMQWDCCGFFDCEPERGRVTVPKAGDHLHLHGCSTDLAYGGHVLHDHPNTRLGSIQQLVLYPLQTIESLCSDLAIQTLTYRDEQIHFSFSNAGALDVSDVGVAVVVDDRFSDHRYLQIPWMNAGASESYSLSWPLPPGEHSIAVIADPQELVIEPRNRRQNNRMDLKVNIP
- the fba gene encoding class II fructose-bisphosphate aldolase (catalyzes the reversible aldol condensation of dihydroxyacetonephosphate and glyceraldehyde 3-phosphate in the Calvin cycle, glycolysis, and/or gluconeogenesis) is translated as MALVPLRLLLDHAAENGYGIPAFNVNNLEQVQAIMEAADETDSPVILQASRGARSYAGEIFLRHLILAATETYPHIPVVMHQDHGNAPDTCYSAAINGFTSVMMDGSLEADAKTPASYDYNVNVTKQVVDFAHSVGVSVEGELGCLGSLETGKGEAEDGHGFEGELSKDMLLTDPAEAADFVAKTKCDALAIAIGTSHGAYKFTRKPTGEVLAISRIAEIHKAIPNTHLVMHGSSSVPQEWLEMINKHGGAIPETYGVPVEEIQEGIRNGVRKVNIDTDNRLAFTAAVREAAMADPSNFDPRHFNKPARKYMKQVCLDRYQQFWAAGNASKIQQQSITYYAGLYAKGALDPKAAVAA
- a CDS encoding Gfo/Idh/MocA family protein, translated to MSPQPLGVAIAGLGFGEKVHLPALAAATDLEAVALWHPRQERLDAATAAHGLKGFGDWDALLADPAVDAVIIATPPAPRFDLARRALEAGKHLLLEKPIALHADQARDLQRLALARGLSVAVDYEYRAVPLFMQAARLLQAGAVGTPWLVKLDWLMGSRADPQRGWNWYAQADQGGGVIGALGTHAVDMLAWLIGPLGAVQALNGVSIKQRPHPDGGLAAVDAPDVSLLQTVAHWQGRQDLPVPAQVSLSSVSRNGRGFCLDVVGSSGSLLLSSTNQKDYVHGFELQHSPLGEPFRAVEADADLAFPQTWTDGRIAPVVRVLGWWAESIRSGQPMLPGLAEGVASRVACDQAAAGGTLDLA
- the accD gene encoding acetyl-CoA carboxylase, carboxyltransferase subunit beta, with the translated sequence MSLFDWFADRRKGQYVANVKQEPDEGDGLWSKCPECGQVVYLKDLKLNASVCANCGHHHRIDSAERIALIADPDSFQVLNADLAPVDPLGFKDRRAYADRLRESQASTGLRDGVVTGLCRVEGIPMGLAAMDFRFMGGSMGSVVGEKITRLIEESTARKLPLLIVCASGGARMQEGMLSLMQMAKISGALERHREAELLYMPLLTHPTTGGVTASFAMLGDLILAEPKALIGFAGRRVIEQTLREKLPDNFQTAEYLQEHGFVDTIVPRTQLRSTLANLLRLHGCKPMELTSA